The sequence CCGTGAGCAGCGCGATCGCCTCCGCCGAGGCGGTGAGGCCGCGGCGCAGGACGCGGTCGGCGGCGTAGCCGGAGAGCGCGGTGACGGCGAGCATGACCGCGCCGCGCGCGGCGATCGGCAGCCGGCCCCAGGCCAGCGCCGTGAACGCGATCGCCGCCGTCACCAGCAGCAGCGCGCCGACGGCGAGGAGGAGGTTCTGGACGCGCTGCGGGGTCCACTCGCGGCGCGGCCGCGGCTGTGCCCACCGGGCGGCCGGCGCGCGGTGCGCGGGCGCGGCGGTCTCGCGGCGCTCGGCCGTCCACGCCGGCGCGGTCTCGCCGAACGCCGCCGCCCACGCCGCGTCCGGGTCCGCGGCCGGCGTGGCCGCCGCGGGTGCGGCGGGCGCCGCGGCCGCGCGGGTCGCGAGCTGCGGCGGGACGGCGCGCTCCCCGGCCGCTTCCGGCGCGGTCGCCGCGCCGCCCGGGCGGAGCAGCGTGAGCAGGCGTTCCCGCTCGCCGCGGAGCCGGACGAGCTGCACGGTCACGTCCCACAGCCGCGCGGCCACCGGGCCGGTCACCAGCAGCCCGCACCCGGGGCAGGTTCGCCCGCCGGTCAGCGCGGCCCGGCAGTCCGGGCAGCGGTGCGGGTCGAGCACGACGTCGGTCACGATGTACCCCCTTCGGACATTCCGGACCTCGCCGCCGGTCACGACGTTACGTCCGAATCTGTCGCGCCGGGGGCACCGGCACATCCGTCGGGGTACTCAGACGCCCGGAGTACCTAGACCGTGAGGCGTACCGGGAGGGCCGTCGCGCCCCACGAGGCGAGCTCGCCGGGCGTCTCCTCGTACTTCGCGACCATCGCGGCGCGCACCGCCGCGTCCTCGGCCGGGTCGGTCACCACCGCCGCGACCGCCGGCCGCGTGTCGTCGCCGACCCGCACGGTCACCGCCGAGTCGGCGCGGAGGTTGCGGACGGTGTCCGAACGCTCCCCGCTCCCGGCCATCAGGTACAGCGCGCCGCCGTGCGCGACGCACCAGATCTCCACCTCGTGCGGGCGGCCGGTGCGCCGTCCTGTCGTAGTCACGTGGTAGAACTCGGCGTCCGCCCACCCCGGCGGGAGGGGCCCCATCA comes from Mycobacteriales bacterium and encodes:
- a CDS encoding nitroreductase family deazaflavin-dependent oxidoreductase; its protein translation is MGPLPPGWADAEFYHVTTTGRRTGRPHEVEIWCVAHGGALYLMAGSGERSDTVRNLRADSAVTVRVGDDTRPAVAAVVTDPAEDAAVRAAMVAKYEETPGELASWGATALPVRLTV